The following are from one region of the Corylus avellana chromosome ca1, CavTom2PMs-1.0 genome:
- the LOC132169183 gene encoding germin-like protein subfamily 1 member 7 gives MKGFPNYLVALALMALACSIASAYDPAPLQDFCVAANSSTDAVFVNGKFCKDPKLVTANDFFFQGLNIPRSTTNQQGLNIVTVLTVDKIQGLNTLGVSLARIDFAPNGLNPPHIHPHATEIFVVVKGTLYVGFVTSNPNNRLFTKVLNAGDIFVFPIGLIHFQFNVGSTDALAFFGLGSQNPGRITIADTIFGSNLLINADVLTKAFQLDKNVVNYLQKQFSSNNI, from the exons ATGAAAGGGTTTCCTAATTACCTTGTAGCTTTGGCACTCATGGCTTTGGCATGTTCCATTGCCTCTGCCTATGACCCGGCTCCTCTGCAAGACTTTTGTGTTGCAGCTAACTCTTCCACTGATGCTG TATTTGTGAATGGAAAGTTCTGCAAGGACCCAAAGCTTGTCACGGCCAATGATTTCTTCTTTCAAGGTCTAAACATTCCTAGAAGCACTACAAATCAACAAGGGTTGAATATTGTCACTGTTTTGACTGTAGACAAAATACAAGGCCTTAATACATTAGGCGTATCCTTGGCTCGCATTGACTTTGCACCAAATGGCTTGAATCCTCCCCATATTCACCCTCATGCCACTGAGATATTTGTAGTCGTAAAGGGTACCCTGTATGTTGGCTTTGTTACATCCAACCCAAATAACCGCCTTTTCACGAAGGTTTTAAATGCGGGAGACATCTTCGTGTTCCCAATTGGTCTCATTCACTTCCAGTTCAATGTAGGAAGTACTGACGCTCTTGCCTTTTTCGGTCTTGGTAGCCAGAATCCAGGTCGTATTACCATAGCAGACACAATATTTGGATCTAATCTTCTCATCAATGCTGATGTTCTCACCAAAGCCTTCCAATTGGACAAGAATGTGGTTAACTATCTTCAAAAACAGTTTTCTTCCAACAACATTTAG